The following are encoded in a window of Flavobacterium psychrotrophum genomic DNA:
- a CDS encoding PAS domain S-box protein has protein sequence MEQYPKPDNEQMRIWVLKNYEILDTLQDDEFDRFTEMASLICDVPIALISLIDENRQWFKSKVGLNVDQTSRELSFCQYAILQDGIFEVEDATKDKRFKDNILVTEDPNISFYAGQPIIDSDGFALGTLCVIDRIPRVLNENQKKALLLLSQQIMVLISERRVKDEMKSFKDLFNLSYDLICVAGTDGFFKKVNPAFKKALGWEDKILLKSSFFEFIHPEDVEITENEIKKLSNGFKTINFTHRFKTVAGSYKTLQWVATPEPKTGNIFAIARDITKEKANELELLASEERSRIFFENSQGLMCTHDLLGKFTSVNEAGAANLGYTKDEMLQLSLYNIVPQSRHQLVKEYLNKIKIDGFARGQMLTCCKDGNFVIWLYNNVLEKGVEGKDYIIGNAVDITERIKLEEDLRKTKETLEQTNNVARVGGWEMDVQKQKISWTKVTKEIHGVSEDYQPILKTSIDFYKEGDSRNMIAKAVSIAVQTGQSWDLELQIINLQGEEIWVRALGSAEFENGVCKRLYGTFQDINKAKLSSIALQSSQKLFNDVLQAASEVSVIATDINGLITVFNSGAEKLLGYTESEVIGKHTPAIIHCPKEVQERSKELSMEFGFPIEGFSVFVQIPEKVGSEQRQWTYVKKDGSRKIVSLVVTAIRDVDYNTIGYLGIANDITQRTIIEKALTVEKARLSAFVEHTPASVAMLDTDMRYIAVSNRWIEDYSLQGHDIIGASYYEIFKDIDDESKKLHQRVMAGTVERKDEDTYNAPGDNETQYITWEMRPWYSSAEKVGGIMIFTQNITQIIRQREELKVAKLNAEMANIAKSEFLANMSHEIRTPLNGVIGFTDLVLKTKLDQTQYQYLSIVNQSANALLSIINDILDFSKIEAGKLELDYEKCDLYDIAGQAADIIAYQVQTKKLEMLLNISPDLPRFIYADSIRLKQILVNLLGNASKFTEKGEIELKIEPISENIGETTLRFAVRDTGIGIKPEKQIKIFEAFAQEDSSTTKKYGGTGLGLNISNKLLALMNSYLQLDSTPNAGSIFYFDVTFKSENGDPINWEGIEKIKHALIVDDNENNRHILSQMLLLYNINSTEAANGFEALQLLSESDVYDVIFMDYHMPFMDGVETIEKIRNTFSSDKLSIILLHSSSDDSKIIDACERLDVKNRILKPIKLQEIYNALSHLSRKGSVNSQEQVKSTSTDNFTILVAEDNPVNMMLVRSIIKKIATNAIVIEAVNGIEAVKFYAGKTPDLIFMDVQMPEMDGFEATKAIRDINKELHVPIVALTAGNVKGEKEKCIAAGMDDFVVKPIKEENIDFIFNKWISKNDNSESVNTSEPFNEPMHFNPYNFEGYFGDDKDILEKALTTVKNELLESISKLEIYIKDQSLTEIKKLGHKLFGMAISSGLEIFSLYASRLEHLECFIEPDLEDLFDKIKSETNAIIDEIYTIYKL, from the coding sequence ATGGAACAATATCCCAAACCTGATAACGAGCAAATGAGAATCTGGGTTTTAAAAAATTATGAAATCCTTGATACTTTACAAGATGACGAGTTCGACAGGTTCACGGAGATGGCTTCCCTAATTTGTGATGTACCGATTGCTCTAATTTCTTTAATCGATGAAAACCGTCAGTGGTTTAAATCAAAAGTCGGTTTAAATGTAGACCAGACTAGCAGGGAACTGTCTTTTTGTCAATATGCAATACTACAAGATGGAATTTTTGAAGTTGAGGATGCAACTAAAGATAAGCGTTTTAAGGATAATATACTTGTAACAGAAGACCCAAACATATCTTTCTATGCCGGGCAACCAATTATAGACTCCGATGGCTTTGCTTTGGGAACTTTATGCGTTATTGATCGCATTCCGAGGGTGCTGAACGAAAATCAAAAGAAAGCCTTGCTATTACTCTCCCAGCAAATCATGGTCTTAATATCTGAAAGAAGAGTAAAAGATGAAATGAAAAGTTTTAAAGATTTATTTAACCTTTCTTACGATCTTATTTGTGTTGCAGGTACCGATGGTTTTTTTAAAAAAGTAAACCCCGCTTTTAAAAAAGCACTTGGATGGGAGGATAAGATATTATTAAAAAGCTCTTTTTTTGAATTTATTCACCCTGAAGATGTTGAAATAACTGAAAATGAAATTAAAAAACTTTCAAACGGCTTTAAAACAATAAATTTTACACACCGTTTTAAAACCGTTGCCGGTAGTTATAAAACATTACAATGGGTAGCTACGCCAGAGCCAAAAACGGGCAATATATTTGCTATAGCAAGAGATATTACAAAAGAAAAAGCTAATGAATTAGAATTACTGGCAAGTGAAGAAAGGTCTCGTATATTTTTTGAAAACTCGCAGGGGCTTATGTGTACCCATGATCTTTTGGGTAAATTTACATCGGTAAACGAAGCAGGGGCGGCAAACTTGGGATACACTAAAGATGAAATGCTGCAACTCAGCCTTTATAATATTGTACCACAGTCACGCCATCAGCTTGTTAAAGAATATTTAAACAAAATTAAGATTGATGGTTTTGCACGAGGACAAATGCTTACCTGTTGTAAAGACGGGAATTTTGTAATTTGGCTGTATAATAATGTACTTGAGAAAGGCGTTGAGGGCAAAGATTACATAATAGGCAATGCAGTTGATATTACTGAACGTATAAAGCTTGAAGAGGATTTAAGGAAGACCAAAGAAACGCTGGAGCAAACAAACAACGTTGCGCGTGTAGGTGGCTGGGAGATGGATGTGCAAAAACAGAAAATTTCATGGACAAAAGTTACCAAAGAAATTCACGGGGTATCGGAAGATTACCAGCCAATATTAAAAACATCAATAGATTTCTATAAAGAAGGAGACAGTAGGAATATGATTGCCAAAGCGGTAAGTATTGCTGTTCAGACTGGTCAATCGTGGGACTTAGAGTTGCAAATCATTAATTTGCAAGGAGAAGAAATATGGGTGAGGGCATTAGGAAGTGCTGAGTTTGAAAATGGGGTGTGTAAACGATTGTATGGCACTTTTCAGGATATCAACAAGGCAAAGCTTTCCAGCATTGCATTACAAAGTTCTCAAAAATTATTTAACGATGTTTTACAGGCTGCATCTGAGGTAAGTGTTATAGCTACAGATATTAATGGGCTAATTACCGTATTTAACTCAGGAGCAGAGAAATTACTGGGCTACACCGAAAGCGAAGTTATAGGTAAACATACCCCGGCTATTATTCATTGCCCCAAAGAGGTGCAGGAAAGGAGTAAAGAACTAAGCATGGAATTTGGTTTTCCTATAGAAGGGTTTAGCGTATTTGTACAAATACCGGAAAAAGTTGGCTCTGAACAAAGGCAATGGACTTATGTAAAAAAAGACGGATCAAGAAAAATAGTCTCGCTTGTGGTAACTGCCATACGGGATGTTGATTATAACACAATTGGTTACCTTGGTATCGCAAATGATATAACACAACGTACAATTATAGAAAAAGCTTTAACGGTTGAGAAAGCACGACTATCTGCATTTGTAGAGCATACTCCCGCATCTGTTGCAATGCTTGATACAGATATGCGATACATTGCAGTAAGTAACCGATGGATTGAGGATTATAGCCTGCAAGGGCATGATATCATAGGAGCATCATACTATGAGATATTTAAGGATATAGACGATGAGAGCAAAAAACTTCATCAGCGTGTAATGGCTGGGACAGTAGAGAGAAAAGACGAGGACACTTATAACGCACCCGGAGATAACGAAACTCAATACATAACATGGGAAATGAGACCGTGGTATTCTTCCGCTGAGAAAGTTGGTGGGATAATGATTTTTACGCAAAACATAACACAAATTATACGGCAGCGCGAAGAACTTAAAGTCGCGAAGTTAAACGCAGAGATGGCGAATATTGCAAAGTCTGAATTCTTGGCTAATATGAGCCACGAAATACGCACACCATTAAATGGTGTGATTGGCTTTACAGATCTTGTTTTAAAGACAAAACTTGACCAAACGCAATACCAGTATCTGTCAATAGTTAACCAGTCTGCAAATGCTTTATTGAGTATTATAAATGACATTCTCGACTTTTCTAAAATTGAAGCCGGAAAGCTTGAGCTAGATTATGAGAAATGCGACCTTTATGACATAGCGGGGCAGGCAGCCGATATAATTGCTTACCAGGTGCAAACTAAAAAACTGGAAATGTTGCTAAACATTTCTCCTGACCTGCCCAGATTTATTTATGCCGACTCTATACGGCTTAAACAAATACTGGTTAATTTATTAGGCAACGCATCTAAATTTACTGAAAAGGGAGAAATTGAGCTTAAAATTGAACCAATATCAGAGAACATTGGTGAAACAACCTTGCGCTTTGCTGTTAGAGACACAGGGATAGGTATAAAGCCAGAAAAACAAATTAAAATATTCGAGGCTTTTGCACAAGAGGATAGCTCTACTACAAAAAAGTATGGTGGAACAGGGCTTGGTTTAAACATTTCGAATAAATTGTTGGCGTTAATGAATAGTTATTTGCAATTGGACAGCACCCCAAACGCAGGGAGCATATTCTATTTTGATGTTACTTTTAAATCAGAAAATGGTGATCCAATTAATTGGGAAGGTATAGAAAAAATAAAGCATGCGTTAATTGTTGATGATAATGAAAATAACCGCCATATACTGTCTCAAATGTTATTGCTCTATAATATTAATTCTACAGAGGCGGCTAATGGCTTTGAGGCCTTGCAATTACTATCTGAAAGTGATGTATACGATGTAATATTCATGGATTATCATATGCCCTTTATGGATGGTGTAGAGACAATAGAAAAAATAAGAAACACATTTTCGTCGGATAAACTTTCAATAATTTTGCTTCATAGTTCATCTGACGATTCCAAAATCATTGATGCATGCGAACGCTTAGATGTTAAAAACCGTATTTTAAAGCCTATAAAACTCCAGGAAATATATAATGCTTTGTCACATCTCAGTCGTAAGGGTTCTGTAAACTCACAGGAACAAGTAAAAAGTACATCAACTGATAACTTTACAATTTTAGTTGCCGAAGACAATCCCGTAAACATGATGCTCGTTCGTTCTATTATTAAAAAAATAGCCACTAACGCTATAGTGATAGAAGCTGTAAACGGAATAGAAGCCGTAAAGTTTTATGCAGGTAAAACTCCCGATCTTATTTTCATGGACGTGCAAATGCCCGAAATGGACGGTTTTGAAGCAACAAAAGCAATTAGGGATATAAATAAAGAGTTACATGTACCCATCGTTGCATTAACCGCAGGTAATGTAAAAGGAGAAAAAGAAAAATGTATTGCTGCAGGCATGGATGATTTTGTTGTTAAGCCAATTAAAGAGGAGAATATTGATTTTATTTTTAACAAATGGATATCCAAAAACGACAACTCTGAAAGTGTAAATACCTCTGAGCCATTTAATGAACCTATGCATTTTAATCCCTATAACTTTGAAGGATATTTTGGCGATGATAAGGATATATTAGAAAAGGCGCTTACCACAGTAAAAAATGAATTATTAGAGTCTATTTCAAAATTAGAAATCTACATTAAAGATCAATCTCTAACTGAGATAAAAAAGCTTGGCCATAAATTATTTGGTATGGCAATATCATCCGGTTTAGAAATTTTTTCGTTGTATGCCAGTAGATTAGAACATTTAGAATGTTTCATAGAGCCTGATCTTGAGGATTTATTCGATAAAATTAAATCCGAAACAAATGCTATTATAGATGAAATATATACAATTTACAAATTGTAA